The proteins below come from a single Malus sylvestris chromosome 3, drMalSylv7.2, whole genome shotgun sequence genomic window:
- the LOC126616750 gene encoding exopolygalacturonase-like isoform X1 has protein sequence MSMGLRSPNMGGVARRTSAMAVFLLGFALLSCVAQAASRGHLFRAGARRSDPTKRKVFDVTAFGAKTEDQMNRGSKKPNVVGKLSTGELPGGGIPGLPGGTVEESYDDGEKIDDPNGLAFIRTWVAACRGNYKGPTKVVIPKGTFLTGPVVFQGPCNSSTEPIVVEVQGYVKASTDLSQYSSPEWFSFELVDGLIVTGDGTFDGQGTWTTSGSKDSDKAAQAPSSLKFNKVNNSLIERITSLNSKFFHTHMFGCNNVTMRNVHLTAPGDSPNTDGVYISASDHIKVLNSVIATGGDCVSIGPGAYDVTVKNITCGPGYGISIGSLGKDPDELSVSEIHVSNCTLRNTTYGARIKTSAGKSAGEVTGIVYEDIIMDQVQNPIIIDQYYGNTKVVKKIIDGNKKMVVPGNKKSVGAGLKKKVGAGLKKKVGAGSKKKVGVGKQTELQGGKKKSVSRNDGAGVPSRPVSKWKISDVHFRNIRGTSAGKVAVSLACSSVNPCEGVKFTDINLSYKGTSNKKTALKSECFNAQITPKGVQNPPLCR, from the exons ATGTCTATGGGATTGAGGTCACCAAATATGGGGGGCGTTGCAAGAAGAACATCAGCCATGGCTGTGTTTCTTCTCGGCTTCGCTTTGCTCTCCTGCGTGGCCCAAGCTGCATCCCGTGGACATCTTTTCAGGGCTGGTGCCCGTCGTAGCGACCCTACCAAGAGGAAAGTGTTTGATGTCACAGCCTTCGGTGCTAAGACCGAAGACCAGATGAATAGAGGAAGTAAGAAGCCTAATGTTGTTGGCAAGTTGAGTACTGGGGAACTGCCCGGTGGAGGTATACCTGGCCTCCCTGGTGGTACTGTGGAGGAGAGTTATGATGATGGCGAGAAAATTGATGATCCTAATGGATTG GCATTCATCCGGACATGGGTAGCCGCATGCAGAGGAAACTACAAGGGTCCAACTAAGGTTGTGATCCCCAAAGGAACATTCTTGACAGGACCTGTGGTGTTCCAAGGGCCATGCAACAGCTCAACTGAGCCCATCGTCGTTGAAGTTCAAGGATATGTCAAAGCCAGCACCGATCTCAGTCAATACTCCTCTCCCGAGTGGTTTTCATTTGAGTTGGTTGACGGCTTGATCGTCACGGGTGACGGCACTTTTGACGGGCAAGGTACATGGACAACCAGTGGCAGCAAGGACTCCGACAAAGCTGCTCAAGCCCCATCC TCACTTAAATTCAACAAAGTGAACAACAGCCTGATCGAAAGGATCACATCCTTAAATAGCAAATTCTTCCACACACACATGTTCGGCTGCAACAACGTGACAATGAGGAATGTCCACCTCACTGCTCCTGGAGATAGCCCTAACACAGATGGCGTGTACATCAGCGCTTCGGACCACATCAAAGTGCTTAACAGTGTTATCGCAACCGGGGGTGACTGCGTTTCCATCGGGCCAGGCGCTTACGATGTTACCGTTAAAAACATCACGTGTGGTCCAGGGTATGGCATCAGTATCGGGAGCCTCGGAAAGGACCCTGACGAACTGAGCGTCAGTGAGATTCACGTCAGCAATTGCACATTGAGAAACACCACCTATGGTGCCAGAATCAAGACTTCGGCTGGCAAAAGTGCAGGAGAAGTGACCGGAATCGTCTACGAAGACATTATCATGGACCAAGTTCAAAACCCTATTATTATAGATCAGTACTACGGTAACACGAAGgtggtaaaaaaaatcatcGATGGAAATAAAAAGATGGTAGTCCCAGGAAATAAAAAGAGCGTAGGAGCTGGATTAAAAAAGAAGGTAGGAGCTGGATTAAAAAAGAAGGTAGGAGCTGGATCAAAAAAGAAGGTTGGAGTAGGAAAACAGACG GAACTGCAAGGTGGAAAGAAAAAGAGCGTAAGTAGGAAC GATGGAGCTGGGGTACCTTCTAGGCCAGTATCAAAGTGGAAGATCAGTGACGTTCACTTCAGAAACATTAGGGGCACCTCAGCCGGAAAGGTTGCCGTTTCGTTAGCTTGCAGCTCTGTAAACCCATGCGAGGGTGTTAAGTTCACCGACATTAACCTTTCCTACAAGGGCACCAGTAATAAAAAAACGGCGCTTAAATCTGAATGTTTCAACGCCCAGATTACACCAAAGGGCGTACAAAACCCACCACTCTGCCGTTAA
- the LOC126616750 gene encoding exopolygalacturonase-like isoform X2, giving the protein MSMGLRSPNMGGVARRTSAMAVFLLGFALLSCVAQAASRGHLFRAGARRSDPTKRKVFDVTAFGAKTEDQMNRGSKKPNVVGKLSTGELPGGGIPGLPGGTVEESYDDGEKIDDPNGLAFIRTWVAACRGNYKGPTKVVIPKGTFLTGPVVFQGPCNSSTEPIVVEVQGYVKASTDLSQYSSPEWFSFELVDGLIVTGDGTFDGQGTWTTSGSKDSDKAAQAPSSLKFNKVNNSLIERITSLNSKFFHTHMFGCNNVTMRNVHLTAPGDSPNTDGVYISASDHIKVLNSVIATGGDCVSIGPGAYDVTVKNITCGPGYGISIGSLGKDPDELSVSEIHVSNCTLRNTTYGARIKTSAGKSAGEVTGIVYEDIIMDQVQNPIIIDQYYGNTKVVKKIIDGNKKMVVPGNKKSVGAGLKKKVGAGLKKKVGAGSKKKVGVGKQTELQGGKKKSDGAGVPSRPVSKWKISDVHFRNIRGTSAGKVAVSLACSSVNPCEGVKFTDINLSYKGTSNKKTALKSECFNAQITPKGVQNPPLCR; this is encoded by the exons ATGTCTATGGGATTGAGGTCACCAAATATGGGGGGCGTTGCAAGAAGAACATCAGCCATGGCTGTGTTTCTTCTCGGCTTCGCTTTGCTCTCCTGCGTGGCCCAAGCTGCATCCCGTGGACATCTTTTCAGGGCTGGTGCCCGTCGTAGCGACCCTACCAAGAGGAAAGTGTTTGATGTCACAGCCTTCGGTGCTAAGACCGAAGACCAGATGAATAGAGGAAGTAAGAAGCCTAATGTTGTTGGCAAGTTGAGTACTGGGGAACTGCCCGGTGGAGGTATACCTGGCCTCCCTGGTGGTACTGTGGAGGAGAGTTATGATGATGGCGAGAAAATTGATGATCCTAATGGATTG GCATTCATCCGGACATGGGTAGCCGCATGCAGAGGAAACTACAAGGGTCCAACTAAGGTTGTGATCCCCAAAGGAACATTCTTGACAGGACCTGTGGTGTTCCAAGGGCCATGCAACAGCTCAACTGAGCCCATCGTCGTTGAAGTTCAAGGATATGTCAAAGCCAGCACCGATCTCAGTCAATACTCCTCTCCCGAGTGGTTTTCATTTGAGTTGGTTGACGGCTTGATCGTCACGGGTGACGGCACTTTTGACGGGCAAGGTACATGGACAACCAGTGGCAGCAAGGACTCCGACAAAGCTGCTCAAGCCCCATCC TCACTTAAATTCAACAAAGTGAACAACAGCCTGATCGAAAGGATCACATCCTTAAATAGCAAATTCTTCCACACACACATGTTCGGCTGCAACAACGTGACAATGAGGAATGTCCACCTCACTGCTCCTGGAGATAGCCCTAACACAGATGGCGTGTACATCAGCGCTTCGGACCACATCAAAGTGCTTAACAGTGTTATCGCAACCGGGGGTGACTGCGTTTCCATCGGGCCAGGCGCTTACGATGTTACCGTTAAAAACATCACGTGTGGTCCAGGGTATGGCATCAGTATCGGGAGCCTCGGAAAGGACCCTGACGAACTGAGCGTCAGTGAGATTCACGTCAGCAATTGCACATTGAGAAACACCACCTATGGTGCCAGAATCAAGACTTCGGCTGGCAAAAGTGCAGGAGAAGTGACCGGAATCGTCTACGAAGACATTATCATGGACCAAGTTCAAAACCCTATTATTATAGATCAGTACTACGGTAACACGAAGgtggtaaaaaaaatcatcGATGGAAATAAAAAGATGGTAGTCCCAGGAAATAAAAAGAGCGTAGGAGCTGGATTAAAAAAGAAGGTAGGAGCTGGATTAAAAAAGAAGGTAGGAGCTGGATCAAAAAAGAAGGTTGGAGTAGGAAAACAGACG GAACTGCAAGGTGGAAAGAAAAAGAGC GATGGAGCTGGGGTACCTTCTAGGCCAGTATCAAAGTGGAAGATCAGTGACGTTCACTTCAGAAACATTAGGGGCACCTCAGCCGGAAAGGTTGCCGTTTCGTTAGCTTGCAGCTCTGTAAACCCATGCGAGGGTGTTAAGTTCACCGACATTAACCTTTCCTACAAGGGCACCAGTAATAAAAAAACGGCGCTTAAATCTGAATGTTTCAACGCCCAGATTACACCAAAGGGCGTACAAAACCCACCACTCTGCCGTTAA